CTCCAGATAGATGCGCGGATGGGTGTTCCACAGCTTCATGTCGGCCTGGGGGTTGGGGCAATGCACGCCATTGCCGCGTAGCAGATCGCGCGCCAGCAGTTCGACGACAGTTTCTTGGCTCATGGCATTCAGACCTTGGTCAGCCAGTGGGCGTATTTCGGGTTGCGGCCGTTCACGATATCGAAGAAGGCGGCCTGCACCTTTTCCGTGATCGGGCCGCGCTGGCCGGCCCCGATCTGCACCCGGTCGAGTTCGCGGATCGGCGTGACCTCGGCAGCCGTGCCGGTGAAAAACGCCTCGTCGGCGATGTAGACCTCATCGCGCGTGATGCGCTTTTGCACGATCTCCAGGCCCAGATCCTCGGCAATGTGAAACACCGTATTGCGCGTGATGCCGTTGAGCGCGCCAGCCGACAGGTCGGGCGTGTAGATGCGCCCGTCCTTGACGACGAAGATGTTCTCGCCCGCGCCCTCGGAGACAAAGCCCGAGGCGTCCAGCAAGAGCGCCTCGTCGTAGCCGTCGTCCAGCGCTTCCATGTTGGCCAGGATGGAGTTGCTGTAGTTGGACACTGCCTTGGCCTGCGTCATGGTGATGTTGACGTGGTGGCGCGTGTAGCTGCTGGTCTTGACGCGGATGCCGCGCTTCATGCCCTCTTCGCCCAGGTAGGCGCCCCAGGCCCAGGCGGCCACCATGACGTGGATGCGGTTGCCCTTGGGCGAGACGCCGAGCTTTTCCGAGCCGATCCACACCAGCGGACGCAAATAGCACGACTGCA
This portion of the Melaminivora jejuensis genome encodes:
- a CDS encoding branched-chain amino acid transaminase yields the protein MSPVVPSLADRDGKIWMDGQLVDWRDAKIHVLTHTLHYGCGAFEGVRAYDTVDGTAIFRLQEHTDRLFNSAKILRMQMPFSKDEVNEAQKAVVRANNLQSCYLRPLVWIGSEKLGVSPKGNRIHVMVAAWAWGAYLGEEGMKRGIRVKTSSYTRHHVNITMTQAKAVSNYSNSILANMEALDDGYDEALLLDASGFVSEGAGENIFVVKDGRIYTPDLSAGALNGITRNTVFHIAEDLGLEIVQKRITRDEVYIADEAFFTGTAAEVTPIRELDRVQIGAGQRGPITEKVQAAFFDIVNGRNPKYAHWLTKV
- a CDS encoding zinc-finger domain-containing protein, whose product is MSQETVVELLARDLLRGNGVHCPNPQADMKLWNTHPRIYLELGHAGETKCPYCGTVYRLKAGEVVAGGH